A stretch of Methanobacterium sp. Maddingley MBC34 DNA encodes these proteins:
- a CDS encoding RecF/RecN/SMC N-terminal domain-containing protein (PFAM: RecF/RecN/SMC N terminal domain) has product MRIQELEICNFRGIKHLSLSPNGRNFLISGPNGSGKSAIVDAVDFLLTGDVSRMKGPGTKGIKLKDHAKHIQAEPSDCWVKATVKLLEDGDSIEIKRSMDKPRNLICDEEYVPELEPVQELALRGQHVLTRREILNYVTSDSGTRGREIQKLLKLNEVDDTRRKLVKVRNQLRNEFQNSSGNLNTSKSHINSTVQIDTFDEDVTLNFVNENREILGGEPLFILDSSMVKKDIQSPDIHSDNSLNLELLEKDLENLPSTDFNDEFETLQSEYGKLYSKIQSDKTQPEDRLLLTQLGLKLTGDTCPLCDTPWDGDELEKHLSCKLEDLQGVKKDLERMKDLSAEISLQVKNKLSSIEEVIKASHLLGLDTESYHIMVWEENLLRIDKAIDTGNYRGKPLPPAKGLEEIGNRIFTVATKCYKTTSPEQTAWDKLNRLEENLKYYEENLIKQSAAHQAMINAEILHDAFIESRDEVLDGLYGKIKDRFVELYLQLHGDDEEDFDAHIASEGAGVDFKVSFHGEGTHPPHALHSEGHQDSMGICLYLALAEELTEGYIDLIILDDVMMSVDAPHRRQICRLLLNFYDKKQFIITTHDQIWARQLRIENVVSSKGVIELYDWKIDAGPQVNSKTDMWSLIEADLTRNDVPAAAAKLRRGSEEFFRRVCGNLEAKIKFKYDGKYDFGELKDSAQYEYNNLLSTAIDSANSWKNTEERWRLKELKKNSGEIFNKFEQEEPIINFNVHFNPGTDYLADDFKEVVRAFHDLFSVFECEKCEGMMYLVKKEKKTAIVRCDCGTINWNLIKKNKLKNL; this is encoded by the coding sequence GTGAGGATCCAGGAACTGGAAATCTGTAACTTCAGGGGGATTAAGCACTTATCTCTTTCTCCTAATGGTCGTAACTTCCTTATTTCGGGCCCCAATGGTTCTGGTAAAAGTGCCATAGTGGATGCAGTTGACTTTCTTTTAACTGGTGATGTGTCACGGATGAAAGGACCCGGGACCAAAGGAATAAAACTCAAAGACCATGCCAAGCATATCCAGGCAGAACCTTCGGATTGCTGGGTTAAGGCCACTGTTAAGTTACTAGAAGATGGTGACTCCATAGAGATTAAACGAAGCATGGATAAACCCCGTAATCTCATCTGTGATGAAGAGTATGTTCCTGAGTTAGAACCTGTTCAAGAACTAGCTCTTCGTGGACAACACGTACTAACCCGGCGGGAGATACTTAACTATGTGACCTCTGACAGTGGGACCAGAGGAAGGGAAATACAGAAACTATTGAAACTTAATGAAGTTGATGACACCCGACGGAAACTGGTTAAAGTCCGAAACCAGTTAAGGAATGAGTTTCAAAATTCTTCAGGGAACCTCAACACATCAAAATCCCATATAAATTCCACAGTTCAAATTGATACTTTTGATGAGGATGTAACTCTTAATTTTGTCAATGAAAATAGGGAGATACTTGGTGGTGAACCATTATTTATCCTTGATTCATCAATGGTTAAAAAGGATATTCAATCTCCTGATATCCATTCAGATAATAGTCTTAATCTTGAATTACTGGAAAAAGACCTGGAAAACCTTCCCAGTACTGATTTTAATGATGAATTTGAAACCCTGCAATCTGAATATGGAAAGTTGTATAGTAAAATACAATCGGATAAGACTCAACCTGAAGACAGACTCCTGTTAACCCAGCTGGGTTTGAAGTTAACTGGAGATACCTGCCCCTTATGTGATACTCCCTGGGACGGGGATGAACTTGAAAAACATCTCTCCTGTAAACTGGAAGATCTTCAGGGAGTCAAAAAAGACTTGGAAAGGATGAAGGATTTGTCTGCTGAGATATCCTTGCAGGTTAAAAATAAGCTATCCAGTATTGAAGAAGTGATTAAAGCAAGTCACCTCTTAGGATTAGACACAGAAAGCTACCACATTATGGTTTGGGAGGAGAATCTTTTAAGGATTGATAAAGCTATTGATACTGGTAATTATAGGGGAAAACCATTACCCCCAGCCAAGGGTCTGGAAGAAATAGGCAATCGGATTTTCACGGTGGCAACAAAATGTTACAAAACCACATCCCCGGAGCAAACTGCCTGGGATAAACTGAACCGATTGGAAGAGAACCTCAAATATTATGAGGAAAACCTGATAAAACAATCCGCAGCCCATCAAGCCATGATAAATGCGGAAATACTCCATGATGCTTTCATCGAGTCTAGAGATGAGGTTCTGGATGGTTTGTATGGTAAGATTAAGGATCGTTTTGTGGAGTTATACCTGCAACTGCATGGAGATGATGAAGAAGATTTTGATGCACATATTGCATCAGAAGGTGCGGGAGTTGACTTTAAGGTAAGTTTCCATGGTGAAGGCACACACCCACCACATGCCCTGCACAGCGAAGGACATCAGGATAGTATGGGGATCTGTCTTTACCTTGCACTGGCTGAAGAACTCACTGAAGGGTATATTGACCTTATAATCCTGGATGATGTTATGATGAGTGTGGATGCACCTCATCGTCGCCAAATATGTCGTTTGCTTCTAAATTTTTATGATAAGAAACAGTTTATCATTACTACACATGATCAAATTTGGGCGCGTCAACTAAGGATTGAAAACGTTGTAAGTTCTAAGGGAGTCATTGAATTATATGACTGGAAAATCGATGCAGGACCACAAGTTAATTCTAAAACTGATATGTGGAGCCTTATTGAAGCAGACCTTACAAGGAATGACGTTCCTGCAGCAGCCGCTAAACTTAGAAGAGGATCAGAAGAATTTTTCAGGAGAGTATGTGGCAATTTAGAAGCTAAAATTAAATTCAAATATGATGGGAAATATGACTTTGGAGAATTAAAAGATTCTGCTCAATACGAATACAATAATCTTTTAAGTACAGCGATAGATTCTGCAAATTCTTGGAAAAATACCGAAGAAAGATGGCGATTAAAAGAATTAAAAAAGAATTCAGGTGAAATATTCAACAAATTTGAACAGGAAGAACCGATTATTAACTTTAACGTTCATTTTAATCCTGGCACAGATTATCTAGCAGATGATTTTAAAGAGGTTGTCCGTGCTTTTCATGATTTATTCTCTGTTTTTGAATGCGAAAAATGTGAAGGTATGATGTATTTAGTCAAGAAGGAGAAAAAAACAGCAATTGTTAGATGCGATTGTGGAACCATTAACTGGAATTTGATTAAAAAAAATAAATTAAAAAATTTATAA
- a CDS encoding putative ATPase (AAA+ superfamily) (PFAM: Domain of unknown function (DUF365); Protein of unknown function (DUF499)) — protein MVLSLKEALESGKLIPQKNIREGKITENSFVVSFFSILDGKADPMYQDPQQFFKLTHMTHNLEWIFKESLVRVSTGEAKPLMVVDTTFGGGKTHTLVGLYHLYKNSAEAAENEKIREILNDLGLNSVPEVSLVSIDCRDLTGIGSDVKTIWGEIGKQLGSYDLMEDYDNKLQRPTTEVLTEMIEKSDTPVLILMDELVNYLKDSEGIKVGDTNLSEITISFLHNITEVIAKTEKAMMFVTLPGDEPAYKKEAELLEEFKESVRSIIAREGAFVVPLKKEDVYKIVKNRLFEYVDSNLAAQVSEEMLKFYSKNFTHLPEVIHSNDYIEKLKNAYPFHPVIVDILYDRIATINQFNKTRGVLRLLSHVIKEVYHKRENIGPDLIITPGIIDLLDTSIYQELTNRIDRGNFQSVIRTDIINDENNAHAQSMDGLLYLGPNVRIASTIYLYTLIGSTKEYSKGANIKDIALAVSMPKFLYPGDVEDSIEKMDGLDGLWYMKQTTGKYYFTVEPNLKRLIHAAKSNISKREIKANIKARLGRLLKKSDIFDVRLWESDVRNPTKATLVVPDYHDYSSTEGGKASEALKDIVKKEGHSFRDKINLIYLLVAKKERIYKMEDTVALHLAIKDIKTSPDSNEEVKSYKKKLIVTPKEFKEYSKGRTHMTVIEFENFEKFKTPVFPKRFVAVSGKYIYSDELKTIINNKD, from the coding sequence GTGGTATTATCTTTAAAAGAAGCTTTAGAATCGGGTAAATTAATTCCCCAGAAAAATATCAGAGAAGGTAAAATAACTGAAAATTCTTTTGTAGTAAGTTTCTTCTCAATTTTAGATGGCAAAGCAGATCCAATGTATCAGGATCCTCAACAATTCTTTAAATTAACTCACATGACCCATAACTTGGAGTGGATCTTTAAAGAATCATTAGTCAGAGTAAGCACAGGTGAAGCCAAACCTTTAATGGTTGTTGATACTACTTTTGGTGGAGGTAAAACCCACACTTTAGTTGGTCTATATCATCTGTATAAAAATTCTGCAGAAGCTGCTGAAAATGAAAAAATTAGAGAAATACTTAATGATTTAGGTTTAAATAGTGTTCCTGAAGTTTCATTGGTTTCCATTGACTGCCGAGATCTCACTGGTATTGGATCGGATGTAAAAACCATTTGGGGAGAAATAGGAAAACAATTAGGCAGCTATGATCTAATGGAAGATTATGATAATAAATTACAGCGACCTACCACTGAAGTACTTACTGAAATGATTGAAAAGTCCGATACACCTGTTTTAATATTAATGGATGAATTAGTGAATTATTTAAAGGACTCAGAAGGTATTAAGGTCGGAGACACTAATCTATCGGAAATTACAATTTCGTTCTTACATAACATAACTGAAGTCATTGCAAAGACTGAAAAAGCTATGATGTTTGTTACGTTACCAGGTGATGAGCCAGCATACAAAAAAGAAGCTGAATTACTTGAAGAATTCAAAGAAAGTGTAAGATCCATTATTGCTCGAGAAGGAGCATTTGTAGTTCCCTTAAAAAAAGAGGATGTCTACAAAATTGTTAAAAATCGATTATTTGAATATGTAGATAGTAATTTAGCAGCTCAAGTATCTGAGGAAATGCTGAAATTCTATTCGAAAAATTTTACACACCTTCCGGAAGTAATCCATTCAAATGATTACATAGAAAAATTAAAAAATGCTTATCCGTTCCATCCTGTCATCGTTGATATATTGTATGATAGAATAGCAACTATCAACCAATTTAATAAAACTCGAGGAGTACTAAGGTTATTATCTCACGTTATAAAAGAAGTTTATCATAAAAGAGAAAATATTGGCCCTGATTTAATAATTACGCCCGGAATAATCGATTTACTAGATACTTCTATTTATCAAGAATTAACTAACCGAATTGATCGTGGAAACTTCCAGAGTGTGATTCGCACTGATATCATAAATGATGAAAATAATGCTCATGCACAAAGTATGGATGGACTCTTATATCTTGGCCCTAATGTCCGTATTGCTTCTACAATATATTTATACACTTTGATAGGTTCTACCAAAGAATATAGTAAAGGTGCTAACATTAAAGATATTGCTTTGGCTGTTTCCATGCCCAAATTCTTATATCCTGGTGATGTTGAAGATTCGATTGAAAAAATGGATGGACTCGATGGATTGTGGTATATGAAACAAACCACAGGCAAATATTATTTCACTGTTGAACCAAATCTTAAACGGTTAATACACGCTGCTAAAAGTAATATTTCAAAACGTGAAATAAAAGCAAATATTAAAGCTCGTTTAGGCAGACTTTTGAAAAAATCTGATATTTTCGATGTTAGATTATGGGAATCTGATGTGAGAAACCCTACTAAAGCTACTCTTGTAGTGCCCGATTATCACGATTATTCATCTACAGAAGGTGGAAAGGCATCTGAAGCCCTTAAAGATATTGTTAAAAAAGAAGGTCATAGTTTCAGGGACAAAATTAATTTGATATATCTTCTTGTTGCCAAAAAGGAACGAATATATAAAATGGAAGATACTGTTGCCCTTCATCTTGCCATTAAAGATATTAAAACTTCTCCTGATAGTAATGAGGAAGTTAAAAGTTATAAAAAGAAATTAATAGTAACACCCAAAGAATTTAAAGAATATTCAAAGGGTAGAACTCATATGACTGTTATTGAATTTGAGAACTTCGAAAAATTTAAAACCCCTGTTTTTCCCAAGAGATTTGTCGCAGTCTCAGGTAAATACATATACTCCGACGAATTAAAAACTATTATTAACAATAAAGATTAA
- a CDS encoding hypothetical protein (PFAM: Domain of unknown function (DUF1802)) — translation MDSTNKCLKEWNATIEALGQGKQTILIRHYGTSLESFLLYPTVSYANKDNYLDGFQSKYQPFVQEYSLPEKQGDKTAIKYYANVEKIVEKPSSRVGSLKNNYIWTSDHVKNYLKGKKAKIWVLRVYELKEPYLAEPTPGAIKYANLKEKVPLKGIKPVLSDSEFSKILKKIK, via the coding sequence ATGGATTCCACTAATAAATGCCTCAAAGAATGGAATGCTACCATTGAAGCTTTAGGACAAGGGAAACAGACTATTTTGATTCGTCATTATGGAACAAGTTTAGAAAGTTTTCTTTTATACCCTACTGTAAGTTATGCTAATAAAGATAATTATCTGGATGGTTTTCAATCAAAATACCAACCATTTGTCCAAGAATACTCTTTACCTGAAAAACAGGGCGATAAAACAGCTATCAAATACTATGCCAATGTTGAAAAAATCGTAGAAAAACCATCTTCAAGAGTAGGTTCACTAAAAAATAACTACATATGGACATCTGATCACGTAAAAAATTATTTAAAAGGTAAAAAAGCTAAAATATGGGTCTTAAGAGTTTATGAATTGAAAGAACCTTATTTGGCTGAACCAACCCCTGGCGCTATTAAATACGCTAATCTTAAAGAAAAAGTACCACTTAAAGGCATTAAACCAGTTTTAAGTGATTCAGAATTCTCTAAAATTCTCAAAAAGATTAAGTAA
- a CDS encoding hypothetical protein (PFAM: Uncharacterized conserved protein (DUF2081); Protein of unknown function DUF262) produces MSFEVKKLKSNPGPMDYDELIHDINKGTLKIPDFQRNVVWKLEQTIELLDSIAKGFPVGTFIFWETNEVMKSHREIGNLELTEVPEGHFVNYILDGQQRITSLYACLNKAEINGKKYSVYCDLDASFEVDLFHDKDIEPLEPYRFINIADILGEDHRKIYNKLTDDRQLRFDSIRDAFRYYKFSTITIKECPLDMACEIFERINTTGTELDIFDIMVAKTWTYDFDLRVKYKNFVKELQKKGFDGIGSSAILQSVSGILKGGIHRRDILSIGREEMNENWDQCIRAIRHAIDFIRDDIGIKVWKLLPYPVIIAPIAYFYYYNEFKNPNMDQSENLKKFFWGVCISRAYSLGGDTQIKRDIKFMDKILEHENPQFDYHVILDKETLIDCKLSLGDAFCKTVLCYLASKRPRKFENNGLVNLENNNLARANSKHYHHFFPKSYLKKTGRADNANSVVNICLIPADSNLRISNKKPSDYLSEIENCKKPERCNKKLIETLRSHLICDYDDFGISGDDYDKFLDARAQLIFEGLMKRVSK; encoded by the coding sequence ATGTCATTTGAAGTAAAAAAGTTAAAATCAAATCCCGGCCCTATGGATTACGACGAGTTAATTCATGATATTAATAAAGGTACTTTAAAAATACCTGATTTCCAACGTAATGTTGTATGGAAGCTAGAACAAACCATTGAGCTTTTGGATAGTATTGCAAAAGGATTTCCCGTTGGGACTTTTATTTTTTGGGAAACAAATGAAGTTATGAAATCTCATCGAGAAATAGGGAACCTTGAGCTTACTGAGGTTCCTGAAGGTCATTTTGTTAATTATATTCTCGACGGGCAACAAAGAATAACTTCCCTATATGCATGTCTTAATAAAGCTGAGATCAATGGAAAAAAGTATTCAGTATATTGTGATCTTGATGCTAGTTTTGAGGTGGATTTATTTCATGATAAAGATATTGAACCTTTAGAACCTTACCGTTTTATCAATATTGCTGATATTCTTGGAGAAGACCATCGCAAGATTTATAATAAACTTACTGATGATAGGCAGCTTCGTTTTGATAGTATAAGAGATGCTTTTAGATATTATAAATTTTCAACAATAACCATTAAAGAATGTCCTCTTGATATGGCATGTGAAATTTTTGAACGAATTAATACGACAGGTACAGAATTAGACATTTTTGATATAATGGTCGCCAAAACATGGACTTATGACTTTGATCTTCGAGTGAAATACAAAAATTTTGTGAAAGAACTTCAAAAGAAAGGTTTTGATGGTATAGGTTCATCTGCAATATTACAATCAGTTTCAGGAATATTAAAAGGAGGAATACATCGGAGAGACATATTATCTATTGGAAGAGAAGAGATGAATGAAAATTGGGACCAATGTATTAGGGCCATCCGCCATGCAATTGATTTCATTAGGGATGATATTGGAATAAAAGTATGGAAACTTCTCCCTTATCCCGTAATTATAGCCCCTATAGCTTATTTTTATTATTATAATGAGTTTAAAAACCCAAACATGGATCAAAGTGAAAATTTAAAAAAATTCTTTTGGGGTGTCTGTATTTCACGAGCTTATAGTTTAGGGGGTGACACCCAAATAAAACGAGATATAAAATTTATGGATAAAATTTTGGAACATGAAAATCCGCAGTTCGATTATCATGTTATTTTAGATAAAGAAACCTTGATTGATTGTAAATTATCTCTTGGAGATGCATTCTGTAAAACTGTTTTATGTTATTTAGCATCGAAACGACCGCGCAAATTTGAAAACAATGGATTAGTAAACTTAGAAAATAACAATTTAGCGCGTGCGAATAGCAAACATTATCATCATTTCTTCCCTAAAAGTTATTTAAAAAAAACAGGTCGGGCTGATAACGCAAATTCAGTTGTAAACATTTGTTTAATACCTGCTGATTCAAATCTGAGGATTAGTAATAAAAAACCTTCAGATTACTTAAGCGAAATTGAAAATTGTAAAAAACCTGAAAGATGTAACAAAAAATTAATAGAAACTTTACGATCACATCTGATTTGTGATTATGACGATTTTGGAATATCTGGCGATGATTATGACAAATTTTTAGATGCAAGAGCTCAATTGATATTTGAAGGTTTAATGAAAAGGGTATCTAAATAA
- a CDS encoding Protein of unknown function DUF55 (PFAM: Protein of unknown function DUF55) translates to MINYWLWVNSGEMDIGDDISESEEDVWNGCDRETSKGDKVLIYRTSPYKHVKYLVEVLENAKEEEIWTKRGNKIGFTCKFRILKAFKNPLEINQMRNSNGLKDWYPLKMSFIKMVFKIETEYWDILKEIIITKNPESKDAFNTN, encoded by the coding sequence ATGATTAATTATTGGCTTTGGGTTAATAGCGGAGAGATGGATATCGGAGATGATATTTCTGAATCAGAAGAAGATGTATGGAATGGATGTGATCGGGAAACATCTAAAGGGGATAAGGTGTTAATTTACCGTACCAGTCCTTACAAACATGTAAAATATCTGGTAGAAGTCTTAGAAAATGCAAAAGAAGAGGAGATTTGGACAAAGCGAGGTAATAAAATAGGGTTCACATGTAAATTTAGGATTCTTAAGGCATTTAAAAATCCATTGGAAATTAATCAAATGAGAAATTCAAATGGCCTAAAAGATTGGTATCCTCTAAAAATGAGTTTCATTAAAATGGTATTCAAAATCGAAACAGAATACTGGGATATCTTGAAAGAGATAATAATAACTAAAAATCCGGAATCCAAAGACGCTTTTAATACCAATTAA
- a CDS encoding hypothetical protein (PFAM: Protein of unknown function DUF88) — MLERVMVFIDGANLFHGSRGYEAGYQVDTLKLVEELVGDRKLIRAYYYDSIPTDDQIKINGQKSFHNLLEYNGFKVTALPLRTRGITYECEKCGHQHTLQKHMEKGVDIALVTDMLSFGIMRYYDTGIMVSGDLDYFKAIEEVQRKGVKIEIAYFRNGGISGELVRQADKFINLEEIAEKIRK; from the coding sequence ATGTTAGAAAGAGTCATGGTATTCATTGATGGGGCTAACTTGTTTCATGGTAGTCGAGGTTATGAAGCTGGTTATCAAGTTGACACTTTAAAGCTTGTTGAAGAACTTGTGGGGGATCGAAAGCTAATTAGAGCTTATTATTATGATTCTATTCCAACAGATGATCAAATCAAAATTAATGGCCAAAAAAGCTTCCATAACCTATTAGAATATAATGGGTTTAAAGTAACTGCTCTTCCGCTCAGAACAAGAGGAATTACGTATGAATGTGAAAAATGCGGTCATCAGCATACCCTTCAGAAACACATGGAAAAAGGTGTTGACATAGCTTTAGTCACCGACATGTTATCTTTTGGAATTATGCGTTACTATGACACAGGAATTATGGTATCTGGTGATTTGGATTATTTTAAGGCCATTGAAGAAGTTCAAAGAAAAGGGGTTAAAATAGAGATAGCATACTTCCGAAATGGTGGAATCAGTGGAGAACTAGTCCGTCAAGCTGATAAATTCATTAATTTAGAAGAGATTGCAGAAAAAATACGTAAATAA